The nucleotide window atgctctctctaattctctctttctttctttctttctttctttctctcggaggacctgagccctaggactacctggcatgatgactccttgctgtccccagtccacctggccatgctgctgctccagtttcaactgttctgcctgcggctacggaaccctgacctgttcaccggacgtgcttgttgcaccctcgacaattactatgattattattatttgaccatgctggtcatttacgaacattttaacatcttgaccatgttctgttataatatccacccggcacagccagaagaggactggccacccctcatagcctggttcctctctaggtttcttcctaggtttttggcctttctcaggagtttttcctagggagtttttcccagccaccgtgcttctttcacatgcattgcttgctgtttggggttttaggcttagtttctgtacagcactttgagatttcagctgatgtacgaagggctatataaataaatttgatttgatttgatttgatttggatgtgTTACCTGGGTAACCTGCCAGACCTGTCTCTGAGGTGTGGCTGTGTTACCTGGGTAACCTGCCAGACTTGTCTCTGAGGTGTGGCTGTGTTACCTGGGTAACCTGCCAGACTTGTCTCTGAGGTGTGGCTGTGTTACCTGGGTAACCTGCCAGACTGCTACCCCATGAGTAATACTTCACACATCGATCAAATCATGTCAAAGATTTGAGTATTATTGAATCTTTTAGCTACAGAGTGAATGGGTGTATCATCTGATTGATGTCTGGGATAGGTGGGCATGTTAGCCCgcaacaaaaagggagacaacgatGAGAtcaaggaataacaaaaatatatttatgaaCTAAAGTAAACTAtttacaattaacaatggtgtgtgtagtcagtaatcagtagtttaagtgagtggttgcgtgcatagatggtgataatgaggggtgttgataGGTACCAAAACAAGCAAGCCACAAAATGCCCCCGGACCAATTTCacccaaaaatatatttactgtatattttttaagaacccagtcggggtctcaacttactgttgagagtttgAATAACAGAATACACCAGGTGCAATTTGGTTGTGTATTAGcaatcactcaattagcccatgtcagcatattacaaactgcaaacatttgcctccaccctatagcaaaatgtgtagaattgcaggaaatgaactttaaaacaaaaaatgtttttattttgtactCTCGGTGTATACTTTCTTATTTAGAGTAATTTCCTCAAACAGTATATCTGTAGGCCGCCTGTATCACATCTTTACTTTGTTTTTCCATAGATTTTCTTCTTAATGCTACTTCAAAATCATTCCTGTTCTTCCATCAGAACATCTTCTACAAGGACAAGGACTTCGGCGGCCGTCACCATGAGTGCATTAGTAACTGTGCCGACCTTCACTCCATGTTCAACCGCTGCTAGTCCATCAGGGTGGAGAGCGGTATGTTCATGATCTACGAGCGCCCCAACTTCATGGGACCCCAGCACTTCCTGAGGAAGGGAGAGTACTCCGACTACATGCGTATGATGAGAATGAACGACTGTGTCAAGTCCTGCCGCATGATCCCCATGGTAAGGGAATGAACGACTGTGTCAAGTCCTGCCGCATGATCCCCATGGTAAGGGAATGAACGACTGTGTCAAGTCCTGCCGCATGATCCCCATGGTAAGGGAATGAACGACTGTGTCAAGTCCTGCCGCATGATCCCCATGGTAAGGGAATGAACGACTGTGTCAAGTCCTGCCGCATGATCCCCATGGTAAGGGAATGAACGACTGTGTCAAGTCCTGCCGCATGATCCCCATGGTAAGAGAATGAACGGCTGTGTCAAGTCCTGCCGCATGATCCCCATGGTAAGGGAATGAACGACTGTGTCAAGTCCTGCCGCATGATCCCCATGGTAAGGGAATGAACGACTGTGTCAAGTCCTGCCGCATGATCCCCATGGTAAGGGAATGAACGACTGTGTCAAGTCCTGCCGCATGATCCCCATGGTAAGGGAATGAACGGCTGTGTCAAGTCCTGCCGCATGATCCCCATGGTAAGGGAATGAACGGCTGTGTCAAGTCCTGCCGCATGATCCCCATGGTAAGGGAATGAACGACTGTGTCAAGTCCTGCCGCATGATCCCCATGGTAAGGGAACAGTCAAATATTATTCTCAAGGCTACTGATATCTTCAGAAAATTTCTAAAACACATATTAACTACTTACTGTATCATTGTGTATTTGAGAGTATTTACACATAATCTAGGTTTTGATCATAGTATTTAACCTGGCCATCTACGAGGGTGTAGAAAGGGATCCTAAGTGGTTAATCATCAGTATCAAACAATTTATGAATTACATAATCAATCTTCAATCCCTTAAATCAGTCACATTGACATTTTGCATTTTGTTTCCGTACATGTGAGAATCTAAATAGTCGTTTTTGTATTGACGATTCATAAAGCTTGTTAAGAATGTAGAAAACAGATCCCCTCCAGCACCGTGGTAACTTCAGGATGAGGCTGTACGACCGCGCTGACATGGGAGGCCAGATGATGGAGCTGGACGACGACTGCCCCAACTGTATGGACCGTTTCAGTATGTCTGACTTCAACTCCTGCAACGTGATGGATGGCCACTGGCTTGATGTACGACCAGGCCAACTATAGAGGACACCACTACTACCTGAGGCCTGGCCAGTACCGTAGATACAGTGACTGGGGAGGCATTAGCTCCAAGCTCCGCTCCATCAGGCGCATCATAGACCTCTAAAGAAGGAAGGGTCCTTGTGAAATGCCTATTTTATGCCTTGTTTCACACACGGATAAAATGGTGTCAGTGCTCAATTGATTTAAGTTTTGTTCTTGCTCTCTGAGCATTGCAGTCCTGCTCTCCAGTATGGATGTTAGCAACAGGGTTGGCACCACGATGCCTGACATCCTCGCTCTGATTAGAGGGATCAATAAAGCTATTGCAGTATTGGCATTGATCAGACAGGAGTCAAAGTGTAATCTCTATTATACAGTACTGGATCTATCATGCTCTAGCTCATGTCATTTACTGTTTAGTGTTAACCAAACAAACAACTTCAAGTGTTCTAAGCGGTCTAATGGCCAACGAATTATAAACAAATGATACTTTGAGATGACATAAAAACAGTCTATCCTCCTTAATGGAATTAACATACTCCGTCTTTGTCATCTATATCGGTTGTTGCACAGAGTTGCACATCCACAGTAAATGTATTTATAGAGAGCTTTCTGATGTAACAAGTTACTATGTGACTTTTTCCACTAGGCCTCATGGGCATCAGGACATCAGGACCTTCTTGTTTCCACTAGAGGCCAGGGGTGTAGATATGTTTAGCctaggcgagcaggccagaggtggatgaacgcagtgccgtTCTTTgtgtgtagggactgatcagagcctgaaggtacggaggtgccgttcccctcacagctccgtaggcaagcaccatggtcttgtagcagatgcgagcttcaactggaagccagtggagtgtgcggaggagcggggtgacgtgtgAGAACTTGGGAAGGCTGAACAcgagacgggctgcggcgttctggatgagttgtaggggtttgatggcacaggcagggagccccgccaacagcgagttgcagtaatccagacaggagatgacaagtgcctggattaggacctgcgccgcttcctgtgtgaggcagggtcgtactctgcgaatgttgtagagcatgaacctacaggatcgggtcaccgccttgatgttagcggagaacaacagggtgttgtccagggtcacgccaaggctcttagcactctgggaggaggacacaatggatttgtcaactgtgatggcgagatcatggaacgggcagtccttccccgggaggaagagcagctccgtcttgccgaggttcagcttgaggtggtgattcgtcatccacactgatatgtctgccagacatgcagagatgcgattcgccacctggttatcagaagggggaaaggagaagattaattgtgtgttgtctgcgtagcaatgataggagagaccatgtgaggatatgacagagccaagtgacttggtgtatagcgagaataggagagggcctagaactgagccctgggggacaccagtggtgagagcacatggtgcggagacggattctcgccatgccagctggtaggagcgacctgtcaggtaggacgcaatccaagagtgagccgcgccggagatgcccaactcgcagagggtggagaggaggatctgatggttcacagtattaaaggcagcagataggtctagaaggatgagagcagaggagagagagttagctttagcagtgcggagagtctccgtgacacagagaagagcagtctcagttgaatgaccagtcttgaaacctgactgatttggatcaagaaggtcattctgagagagatagcaagagagctggccaaggacggcacgctcaagagttttggagaggaaagaaagaagggatactggtctgtagttgttgacatcagagggatcgagtgtaggttttttgagaaggggtgcaactctcgctctcttgaagactgaagggacgtagccagcagtcaaggatgagttggtgagcgaggtgaggtaagggagaaggtctccggaaatggtctggagaagagaggaggggatagggtcaagcgggcaggttgttgggcggccggccgtcacaagtcgcaagatttcatctggagagagaggggagaaagaggtcaaagcatagggtagggcaatgtgagcatgaccagcggtgtcgtttgacttaacaaacgaggatcggatgtcgtcaatcttcttttcaaaatggttgacaaagtcgtccgcagagagggaggagggggggagggggaggaggattcaggagggaggagaaggtgtttgtcacgtcctggccagtataaaggttaattggtattgtagtttggtcaggacgtggcagagggtatttgttttatgtggttcagggtggtgtgtttgttaaaagggtgtttgatttagtatttccgggttttggtttatgtttagatatttctatgtggagtctagtgagtgtatgtctatggtggattaattggggttgggactctcaattaaaggcaggtgttttctctttgcctttgattgagagtcccatatattggggtgtttgtgtttgtcattggtgggagattgttctgtgattagccttgtgccttaccagactgtttttgttgatcgttcgttctttgttattttggtgttcattttgtatttattaaaaagcaagatgagcattcacataccagctgcgttttggtcctccaataccgacgacaactgtgacagaatctcccaccaactatggaccaagcagcagaggaaggagcagagggacttcgagttggactggcgggagaaatggacctgggaggaagttctggacggggcctgaacttggcaccaggctggggattatcgccgcccgcagtgggaaattgaggcagccaaggcagagaggcggaggtacgaggccatggacgcgctgagggagaagcacgagaggcacccccaagacatttttttgggggtggcacacgggtagtttggctaggcctaggaagagccggaagccagctacccgtggttatatggaggagcgtatggggtggagagcgccatgtttcgctgaggagcgcactatctcacccatacgcacgcacagtccggtgcgcgttatttcagcccctcgcaggtgccgtgctagagcgggcatccagcctggtaggaggatgcctgcgcagcgcatctggtcgccggtacgcctccgaggaccaggctacccaactcccgctctacgcacggctaccatcaggcccctgcacagcccagtctgccctgtacgagcaccccgctcgtacagggctactagttccatccagccaaggcgggttgtgcaggaggtaagatcaagaccgactgtgcgcctccatagccctgggtttccagctcctgtctctcgtgcgaacccggaagtgcgtcaacccagtccgactcgtcctgttcccgctccccgcactagcctggaggtgcgtgtttaCAATCTGGtaagcccagtaccagcaccacgcaccaggcttcaagtgcgtaaacccagcctcgccagtcaacagtcaccagagctgcccaccagtcaacagtcaccagagctgcccgccagtcaacagtcgtcagagctgcccgccagtcaacagtcgtcagagctgcccgccagtcaacagtcgtcggagctacccgccagtcaacagtcgtcggagctgcccgccagtcaacagtcgccggagtggccagactgcgctgaactgccggagtggccagactgcgctgaactgccggagtggccagactgcgctgaactgccggagtggccagactgcgctgaactgccggagtggccagactgccctgaactgccggagtggccagactgccctgaactgccggagtggccagactgccccgaactgccggagtggccagactgtcccgagccgccagactgcccagactgtcccgagccgccagactgcccagactgtcccgagccgccagactgcccagactgtcctgagccgccagactggccagactgccccgagccgccagactgcccagactgtcccgagccgccagactgcccagactgccccgagcggccagaccggccagactgccccgagctgccagagtggcccgacttcctggaacggccagaaccagacccacctcctgatataggtgggttggggagggggggtgtagcacagtgccgtcgttgacggcagccaccctcccttccctcccttttagtagaggggaaattttgttttgttgtttggggttgtggtttgttttttgttttttgttttttgtttttgtaaggtgcttccggggttagcacctttaaggggggggggggggtactgtcacgtcctggccagtataaaggttaattggtattgtagtttggtcaggacgtggcagagggtatttgttttatgtggttcagggtggtgtgtttgttaaaagggtgtttgatttagtatttccgggttttggtttatgtttaggtatttctatgtggagtctagtgagtgtatgtctatggtggattaattggggttgggactctcaattaaaggcaggtgttttctctttgcctttgattgagagtcccatatattggggtgtgtttgtgtttgtcattggtgggagattgttctgtgtttagccttgtgccttaccagactgtttttgttgatcgttcgttctttgttattttggtgttcattttgtatttattaaaaagcaagatgagcatacacatacctgctgcgttttggtcctccattaccgatgACAACTGTGACAGTGttaaagagcttcctagggttagaggcagatgcttggaatttagagtggtagaaagtggctttagtaGCAAAAACAGAGgtagaaaatgtggagaggagggagtgaaaagatgccaggtccgcagggaggctagttttcctccatttccgctcggctgcccggagccctgttctgtgagctcgcaatgagttgtcaagccacggagcaggagaggaggaccgagccggccgggaggataggggacatagagagtcaaaggatgcagaaagggaggagaggagggttgaggaggcagaatcaggagattggttggagaaggattgagcagagggaagagatgataggatggaagaggagagagtagcaggagagagagagcgaaggttgcgacggcgcaataccatctgagtaggggcagagtgagtagtgttggaggagagcgagagggaaaaggatacaaggtagtggtcggagacttggaggggagttgcagtgagattggtagacagttcccagtccagcgacagttcccagtccagagcttccggcgacgtttcagagtccggaacctccaactacgtttcacagtccagaacctccaacgacggtctacagtccggaacctcctgagacggtccacagcccggaacctcctaagacggtccacagcccggagcctcctgagacggtccacagcccgaagcctcctgagatggtccacagcctggagcctcctgagacggtccacagcctGGAGCctcacattaaaataaaagtttcacattaaaataaaagatgtggaacgatacccacgctgcgctttggtctccttcctacgaaGAATGTGACAAGAAGAGGAAACTTATTACAAAGCCTACAGTCAAAAATGATACTTTCAAATTGTAATATCTTCAGACAAAAACAAATTTCACAATGTTAAAATGCCTTTTATTGTTGTGGCATGTTCATTTGATTAGATTCTTGAAAAACCTTAGAATCTTTTCACATTAAAGTAATATTGACAAACCTATTGAATAGACCAATACTTATCAATGATGACTATATCATTTGATCACATAGTGGTAGCAAGTGTCTGGGCATATTCTTGACCAatgatacactcttagaaataaagtactgtccccacaggagaaccctttaTGCTACTGTAAAATTGATAATTACCATGTGTTTATTCTACAAAGATGCATAAACTAGGCTAGGTTGAAACAAATACTATTATTTGTTAATTTCATGGCCCGTGTATTGGCTCTCTAACATGTACTGTAGCTGACGACGACTGTATAATGAATATGGCGTTGATAGGTTTTGCTGATGCAGTGAGTGTATCAGACTGGTATACAGTAGTGTTTTCTGAGAATTCTGATGAACATGGGGGATAGAACAATAACTGGTTACACACTGCCATTCATACATAAACAGATTTTTTTCACTCACCCCCACCATTGAAACATCATCACTATGACTGAGGGATATATTTGAATGACAATACTTTATGCTGTGCAATCACACAGCTGCCCTGTGTGTGTTATGTTTTATAAAAGACAGTGCTGAACTGAGGGACATTGAGCACTGAGCAGTCACCCCCATCCACCGCCAACATGACTATGGGAAAGGTAAGAATGAAGTCCATGGTTTTGCAACTTTTCAGATGAAATCTAAACAATTTTACAATGATATTATACAGTATTTCATTAATTTCCCCTTAGTTTTACAAGCACAGTTTCTACAAATAGATCAGATAATACAACCAGTTTAGCAGACAGATCTCATGCAGTTTAGTAGTCCTGTCATTTTAGAGataatgatgtaatgtgatgtgatTGTTTGCAGATCATATTCTACGAGGACAGGAACTTCCAGGGTCGCTCTCATGAGTGTAACAGCGACTGTGCCGACCTGCACTCCTACTTCAACCGCTGCAACTCCCTCAGGGTTGAGAGCGGCTGCTTCATGGTATATGAGCGCCCTAACTACATGGGAAACCAGTACTTTGTGAGGAGGGGAGAGTACCCCGATAACCAGCGAATGATTGGCATCAACGACTGCATCAGGTCCTGCCGTATGATCCCCATGGTGAGTAACAAGGTTTGAAATGCATCTAGTGACTACATGTTGTACAGTtgccaaggcagaagctactcttcctgggttccggcagttatatacaatttaaaatattacaaaacattacatttcataacacttttcacaacacactaagttgAAGGAAAGTCATAGTTTGTCACTGAATGATTAAAATATCTGGCATACATTTTCTATTCTTTGTAGTAAAGCCAAAGTCATCACCAGATACATTTGAATACTGCAACTAtattgaacatttattttattgattAATTTTGATAGACTAGGATGTGCATGAATGAGCTACCTGCATATGACATGTAGCTGCCATGACATAAATCAGTCACAAATTTGTTGAATATAACATCTAAATTGCAACTAAAGCCTCAGCAACATTTACCTCTAAATGTACCAttaaatgtaattaaatgtaaaaaataaacaaattgagTACACAGAAACCATATAATATCTATGTAATGACTATGTAATAACTATGCAGTAACATGTAGTAACTATGTAATAACTATGCAGTGACCATGTAGTAACTATGTAATGATTAGGAAACTATGTAATAACTATGCAGTAACCATGGAactatgtaataactatgtaatgACTATGTAACACCTGTTTGATCCCGTTACAGCACCGCGGCAACTACAGAATGAGAATGTACGATCGTCCTGACATGGGCGGCCAGATGAACGAGCTGAGCGACGACTGCCCCAATGTCCAGGACCGTTTCCGTATGTCCGACATCAACTCCTGCAACGTGATGGACGGCCACTGGCTGATGTACGACCAGCCCAACTACAAGGGAAGGCAGTACTATGTGAGGCCCGGTGAGTACAGGAGGTTCAGCGACTGGGGAGGCCAGAGTCCCAAGATCGGCTCCCTCAGAAGGATCACCGACTTCAACTAAACCACAGCTCCATTTTAAACTATCAACTGTCACTCTGTCCACAATAAACTTTGATTCGTAATCAAAAAACTTTTCTGTTTCTTCTCATCTTTTCATTGAGATTGGTATATTCTCAAAACTCAACCCCATTGCTTGAGACCCTCACTGGTGACAATTCACACAAAGTTTACTGATTTCAATAAATCTCTTTACGCAGTCTAAATATGTTTATTGGTAGAGCATTTGAGATATATAATTGATCTTGTTCTACAGTAGGCTCTAGATATCTAAATCCTACACAAATAATTACAGCACCACAATCATTACTAGAATATTTGTTTGTTCTGATAACTCATGTCAAAAAGTACAGATTGATCACTAAACCCCACATTATACGTGAGAAAATAAAATATTGGCAAAAGAATGCAAGCAGACAAAGCGTGAGCCGCTCTCTCCGTTTGGGGCCCCATAAGGGATTACCCAGCTGTACATGTATTGTGGCTGAATTTATCCATACCATGATGCTTAATTAAAGAAGTAGACTCTATGCAGTAGTTCTGACTGGAGAACCTAGTGAATTTGAGGCATCACATCAATAACGGTGAGTGCACCTGTAAATCCTACATTCACATTCATAGTTGCAGTCACATTGGCCTACTGGAATACAAGTATTATTCATTAATATACATATTAAATATAAATATGAATATGAATGCTAATTGTACAGACCAGAATGTAGATATATGTTAATTACTACCTTTGCTTTTTCTGTACCTGCTATAGCcgtctggctcagttggtagagcatggtgtttgcaacaccagggttgtgggtttgattcccacggggggccagtatggaaaaaaaatgtttttatcaaatgtatgcattcactactgtaagtcgctctggataagagcgtctgctaaatgatgtaaatgtatagCTGAAAGATGAGAATCAGATTTTATAAAGTAGTTTTGATCTAACGATCTTACTTACATGGCATATTTAATGATATATGAATGCAGCTTATTTTCAAGAATGCACTTATAAGATAAAGAGATATCATAATCCATAATAAAGATATACTGTAACATAACCAAGGAAATGAAAACAATATGAAGGAACCAGGTCATTCTCTGGTTAGATGCTGAGTTTAATGAGCTACTATAAGGCAATATCTCAATATTTCTAAGGATTTCTCACCCTGCATTTTGTCTTCATCTAGCGACTACATAATGTGCGTTGTCTTGAGAACTCCTCAGCATGCCAATAAACCAAACTGACTCTCTGCTCCACTTATAGTCTTTGTAGCGGTACCACATATTGACACACTTTTAGCCCTAACATAAAGCCAAGTAATAAATCAATAAGATGTGGAGTAAGACAAGACAGATCAGATCCTAACATTCTACAATGTtcatgtagatgttccaaaagtAAAGTAATCTTGTTTAACAGCCAATTAATAAATCAATAAGATGTGGGTTAAGACACAACAGATCCTAATATTCAACAATGTTCATGAAGAAGTTCCAAAAGTAATGTATAAGATAAGTACTGTATAGGTCACACTATCATTTATGTACAGGCAtccgggcggcaggtagcctagtggttaagagcattgggccagtaactgaaaggtcactggtttgaatccctaagccggactaggtgaaaaatctgtcgatgtgcccttgagcaatgcactTTACCTGAATTGGTTGCCAGGATCCTGATGAGAGTGCGGAAATGCCATCACATCCCCACCTTCCTGGCATCTCTGCGCAGGCTCCCCGTCTCATTCCAGATTCAATTGAAAACCCTCCTGCTGACTTTCCAGTGTATTCATGGCAATGCCACTCCTTATCTCAAAGAACTGCTCTCCCTTCATAACCCCACCCTCAGGTCAAGCGGAAGCCTGCTCCTCCACGCCCCTAGGACCAAGCTCCACTCCTTGAGGGATCAGGCATTCAGCTTGACTGCCCAGAGCTTCTGGAATGCCCTCTCAGACCACCTGAGGGCACCACAGACTCTGGGCTCCTTTAAAACGGGCCTAAAGACCTTTCTCTTTAGGAAGGCTTTGTGTTGAGAGCTGTGCTCCTTGTTGTCCTAGCGTCAGCTGGGTTCTTTGTGTCAGTTTGTCTaattatgtaaaacaaaaaaaaacaaaaaactttttTCTTTTATGCACTTTGAGATTATTCGTTATAATGAAAACTGCTTtacaaatgtaataaattatgcttaactgtaagttgctctggataagagcatctgctaaatgactaaaatgtaacgtCCTGGCAGCCTTCGGGAAGTGAGATGGAAAAGTTTCCTACTTCTTTCTTCAGTGCAAGAACCCAGTCGATGAATGATCCAGCAGTTCGTTATGGGCAGATTACCTAACTACAGGCGACAACAAAGCACGGCCAATAATTAGACATTCTTCTCGTCTCTTTGGCTTGTGAGGTGAGGTACAACTGGACCCTTCCTAATGGGCAAAACGGGTTGAAATTACATTACAACTAAATTATAACTAGTTCAATGACGGCATTTCACCCATCTTTGGCCACTGGGTTTAGACTAAAGTCAGGCATTTTTTGATATTCTATCCTCACCCCTGCATTCTCATTATACGACAGTTACTTTTTTTTACAGTTGTGAACTACAAGGTTCTAACGTCTACTGATTTCATGGTAGAACTCGCAGTCCTTCTATGGAACAACAATGAGCATTTAGGGATAATTAAATGGTGTTTGATGTTTTAGATCGGGACTTCACAGGTACTATTTGTGATTAAAATGTTCTTTAAACGTGTTATGGGATACATTTTCAGTAACCTTTCCATCCGCCTGCCAAAATAACTCAAATGTTTCTATATTGCCTAGTATCATGTACACTTAAGGATGTATACTTAGTACAT belongs to Salmo trutta chromosome 20, fSalTru1.1, whole genome shotgun sequence and includes:
- the LOC115155329 gene encoding gamma-crystallin M2-like, translating into MTMGKIIFYEDRNFQGRSHECNSDCADLHSYFNRCNSLRVESGCFMVYERPNYMGNQYFVRRGEYPDNQRMIGINDCIRSCRMIPMHRGNYRMRMYDRPDMGGQMNELSDDCPNVQDRFRMSDINSCNVMDGHWLMYDQPNYKGRQYYVRPGEYRRFSDWGGQSPKIGSLRRITDFN